gtctcactctgctgcccaggctggccttgaactgggctCAAGCTTTCTTCCCGCTTGAGCCTACCAGCAGCTGGGGCTCCAGGCGCATGTCACAGGGGCTACCTGGCTGCAGGGCAAGTAGACCCTCTATGTAATCTTGTTTATGGggtgctgaacccagggccttgtgtgtgtgaggcaGGCCCTCTACCggctgagctgtatccctagcccctatttaaacatttttaatacttattttttagctatagttgaatacaatacctctatttattgattgatttttatgtgtgctgagggtcaaatccagggccttacacatgctaggtgagcgctttaccgctgagccagagccccagccctacacttttaaaaacagaactgggctggggatgtggctcaggcggtagcgtgctcgcctggcacgcgcggggcactgggttcgatcctcagcatcacataaaaatacaatagagatgttgtgtccaccgaaaactgaaaaataaatattaaaaaattctctctcttaaaaaaaaataaaaatagaactgaggCCCAAATAGTTGAAGCACCCTAGAGCTAGAGGCCCTTGAGGAGGGACTGGAGACCCAGTGCAGCCCTACTGTCCAAGGCCAAATGTCACACTACTCTGAGCTCTAGGGAGGCCATTTACAGCCCCAGGAATAAAGACCCCAACTTAAGCTCTATACACACGCCACCTAGGGTCTTGGAACAGTCCTCCCCAAAGAGGCAGGACTGGGGTACCCGGCGTCTGCAGCCACCTGCGGCCTCTGTGCACTCTGGCCACAGAGCTGCTCAGCGCACACCACGAAGCTGTTCCTGCCCAGGTCTGTCTTCTGGGAGTCAGGGTCTCCTTTCCTCAGACTCTGGCAGCTAAAGAGCActctgagggctggggaggggctcagtGCCAAGcagcacaaagtcctgggttcccaACAcctcagaaaaaacaaaaactaaaaaactgcCCCTTTCCACCCTTCCAGCCTCCCCAGAGGGAGGTGACCAATGACTAAGAGCTGGAAGAaaggcctggcacagtggcacgtCCGTGTTGGTAATCTCAGCAACAGAGGAGCCAAGAtgggaagttcaaggccaccctgggcaacttagcaagaccctgtctcataataaaatttaaaagggctgggatatgatTCAGGGAACCCCAGTACtgtgtaaaaaggaaaaagaaaacgaGGAGGGAGCTGAACACAGCAGGAGGCTGGCCCAGCTCTCAGGACACACTGGGGAGCCAGGTGCTATGTGCCTCTTGGTGTGATGCACCCACTTCTCTTCCCATCAgtttctgggggtggggtggggggtacctTACAAATGCAGACTTCAGGGAGCCCTGGGGCCTGCTGAGGCAGAACTGTGGGGCACAGGCTAAGCTGGGTCTGGCCTGGGCTGCACTGCAGGGTCTTCAGCAAGACCCCCTGTGCTGCTGAGCCTGGAGGAGCCCCATGTGGGAGGAGTGGAGACCTTGCTGATTACTTGAGGCTGCTGCAGACAAGACGCCAGGTATCACCACTCCTGAGACCCACCTGCAACGTGTCACATGCCAACCCTTCTGACCGCCACCTTCTCTTTGTTGGAGGTTGGATAAAATAACGAAGCACCACACTGCCTATGCAACGCAGATCCCCACACCAGGCTCTATCCAATGCTGCACGCGTGCCCGAGCCACTGTCCTCCACATTGAGGGACGTGGGCCAGCCCGAGAGAGGGGGAAAACAGCCATGTCTAACAAGGTGGGGGACATGCTGCCTGGGGACAGGAGGCCTGATAGAGCACTGGGCACTGAGGGTCCCCAGGGAGGGCAGATGGGGGCAAAGGCCGACACAGCTGCTTGGAAAATGACACAAACAGAAGGGTGTCTTTGGGCCCTGGTCAGTCTCAATCTGGGACGTTTGGTTCCCCAGCTAGTTTTGTGCCAGGCAGCCAAGCCTGGGTTCCTTCTCACATGGCCTGGGAGGAACGACAAGAGGGGACTCTGCTTCTCAGGCACAGCTTACACCGATGACAGACCAACCAGCACTTCTCGTTTTAGGGAAGGATTTGCGGGTCCTCCACAATGTCAAGTGGCGCTTGCTGAGGGGAGCTCTGCATACAAGCCACATCAGGTCAGAGACTCTGGGGCTGACAGGAACAGTCACAGCAATGACACCAGATCCTCTTGGGAGTTCCCAGAGGACCCCTTGCTTTGACAGTGAGAAAGGTTTCAAGGAATACAAGTCCTCACCTGGCCTCTGCCCCTACAGCCCTTTCACGTGTGAAGCAGACACAAGCGGGGGCCTGCGCTCCCTCCTCTCACCCTCCCCACCCAGCTGCCACCCACGCAGCACCACTCTCTGAGTGGGGGGACTGCTACCTCCGTCTCAGTGCACAGGACGCTGGTCTCAGGAGTCAGTGCCCACAGGGCAACGCCACAGTTCATGACAAAAGGGACACACTGAACACTAACCCAGGCTGCCTATGGTTGGGCAGGAacccaaggccctaagcaactcagcaagatcctgtctctcaaaaggtctgggatgtggctcagtggtcacatgcccctggggtcaatccctagcaccagaaaacagaagaaagcagGAACCGCAGGGCCCGCTGCCCCGCAGGCTCCCGCTCCTGCAGCCGGGGCAGCTCACCTGCCCGTCATGCCGGCGCTTCTTCATGAACTGCGTGATGCACATGCTCCCCGCAGCCTTCCTCTTCAGCGGGACGGGCGGTCCCTGGCTGGGCCCCGCAGCAGGGGCGCTGCCACTGTCCTCCCTGGGGGCCGAGGGCACCATGGTGACGTAGCTCCACTGGCACGGCACGGGGAGGTGCTCTTGGTCGAAGCTCTTCAGCACCTGCGGGTGGACGTACCAGCACATCCTGAAATCCGGCCTCTTCTCATACACCGAGTTCTCAGAAATAATCCGCTTTAGCCTGGCCTTGGAGGGCACAGCGGCATCCTCGCTGGTGGCAGTGGGAGTCTGCGGGCGGGAGGCAGGGCTTGGGGGGCCGCCCACGTCACTGCTGAGCAGTCCTCGTCGGCAGTGCTCCTGGAACTCCCGGATGATCACCTTGCTCCCGTTTACATTGCCATGTAGCAGCGGGAGCAGCTGGGCCAGGACTGGTGGGACAGGGGACAGGGTGTGGGTAAGATAGAATGTGCACCCAGACAGAGCCCGACACGGCCACATAAGTCCTCAACTATCTGCAAGGTGCAGGCTCGGCCACGGGGGGCTCTGGAGAGCAGACCCAAGGCAGGGCAGCGCACCTAGTCCCTGGAAAAGCAGCGCCGCCCAGACAGCTCGGGCCTGCCGCCTGCGTGCTCCTTCAGCCACTGCGCCCCTGGCTTCTGAAAAGCGAGGAGGCAGAGTCGGGTCGTGCCCTGGAGACACAAGTGGCCTCCCACTCCTCAGCGCTCCAAGCTATGTCCAGGACGATGACTAAAGTCACCAAGGACAAGATGGGGCTGAGGTGCAGAGAGGCAGAGCATGAGTCTGCACCTGGCCTGTGTCCCCTCCCTGGCCCGGAGGACAGCCAGCTAGGACAGGCAGCTGAGGCCGGCCTTGCCCAGGAGCAAGGCCTTGCCACCACTTACTCTGCTggtccctcctctccttcttggAGGCCCTGGGCGCCTGCTCCTCTTCTGAGGGCGCCGTATCCAGAAGGCAGGCTGTGAACTGCTGCAGCACCTTCAGCTCGGCGACCGAGCAGCTGTCCCTGTCGGCCGCCCACACGCAGCCAATCATCACAGGCTGGAGGACACGGAACCGCTTCCCCTTGGCCAAGTACTCGTCCCACTCCTTGGCCTTCAGCTTCTGACGCACCTTGTAGTTCTCGGGGTCCGTGCACTCCTTGCAGGAGGAAAGCACAGTTGCTGGGGGCTCCCACTGCCCTCCACCCAGGCCCTGGCCAGGAGCCACTCACAGAGCCAGGCCCAGTGGGGAGGATGCTGCCTCAGAGCCGACCCCCAGCCCTCAGGAAGGAGGCATGGCAGGGCATTTCCAGACATTCGACAGCTTAAGGCGAGTCAGATGCTGCTATGACCTTGCTATGATCTTGCCCTGCAGGCAACTTACTGCCCAGCTGCCTTCCTGGTCAGTGTGTGATCACCACCAACAACCCCAAATTGCCACCTGCCAGACCTAGACCATCCTCTAAGTGGCAGACGTCTGGGGGCACACCAGGACACAGGAAGGCAGCCCTCCCCTTCCACTGCTGCAACATGGCAGATGACATAGAGCCCCAGAGTGGCTTCTGCATGGCTGCTCATCTTGCAGATTTTGATGAGTGGTGGCAGGGTGGCAACCTGGAGGCACGAGGGACCGCTGGTGATGGGGTCCTACGTTCTCCACACCTTGGGAGCAGTTTCAAGAACGCAGTGCACCCTGAGCCCAAGAGACTGCATGCTGGGACTGCTGGGGACCACAGGTGGTGCTGCACAGTCACTCTCCAGCTGAGCAAGTTTGGGACCCTCTGAGCCCCAACCATGGTTGCCCAGTCCTCAGGGCTCTGCCAGGAGAGCCCCACAGCGGGAATCTTCCACACATTCTGCTGCCTTCCTGGTAAAACCAGGTCCAGGTCCAGATCCAGCCACCTTGAACAAGCCCAGGCTGAGGACCCACCTGGAGCTACAGTGGAGCAGGTAGTCCAGTGGCCAGGGCAGGCATTTACCACGTCACCAGCCCCTAGGCGAACTTCTGAGCCAGTCACTTCCTCCTTCACCCTTTACCTCAGTCACGCCTTCGTCCTCAGACAGGTATCCATGGGGCACGAAGAAGCCATCATCCTCATCTTCATCCTCTCCAACCTCATCATCATCGTcctcaaagagaaaaaatgaataagttgTCATGTAGGAAACAACGTGGGTGTCATTAAAACTCAAATCCAGGCCAGGGCTCTTATCCAGCCTGAGAGGCCCGGGTTCCATCCACATGAGGGTCACTCCTACAGATAGCATGGGGTCAGTGGGAATCCCATGGGGTCATGGTGGCTGGAAGTCAGGCTACCAGACTCGGGCAGCACAGCTGGCAGGAGGAGGCAGTGGAGCCCATGGCCAGGCCCCGGGCCAGCTGCCTCCAATGCCACCGCCACAGGAAGCACCTCCATAGGAGAAGCgaggcccaggctggctttgcCCGACTGAGGTGAGGTTCAGCGTCAGAACACCTGCCTAGCACGGGCCAGGACTGGGTCTCAGACCTGGCTGCAGGGGCCGCTCTGTGCTCAGACCTGCCCTCACCCCTTCACTGTGGGACAGGGACTCCCCAGGCTCCTCCTCTTCCCACTCGTCATCGCTGTCCACCTCATAGTCGAGCAGCGCCTGCAAAGAGAGACATAGGGAATCACTGTCGTCGACAGGTGGGGGAAAGGGCACGGCCAAGAAGTGAGCAAACATGGGGTCTGCATGCAGCAGGACATGTGGGCCTGGGCACCTGAGAGCCCCTACCTTGTCCTGGGCCCAAGGGTTCCGCGGGTGGATGACCACTGTCTTCTTATTCCACGTCCCCCAGTACGCTGGCCGGTGATTCTCAGAAAATTGCAGGAGCTTCATCCGGCCAAACTTCCTCCGCTCAGGAATGCCAGCCACCTTGCTGCTGCCCACGATCACCATGTCACTGGCAAATAAAGGCATCCAGTCTGCTTCCTCTGCCACTGGCTCCCCGCCTCCCGCACCCCAGGACCCACTAAAGGACAGGCGCACAGGTTAAAGCTGAACAGCAGCACTGTCCGGCTCCAAGCACAGGGAGCAGCACATGGCAGGGATGCCCCAACGGCAGGCACCAGCACAGGGCTGTGGACTAGGAAGCCCAGCAGGAGCACGGGGCCACCCTCTGCTGCAGAGGCTGGAAATAGGAGCCCACCTGGGAAAGTGGGGACAATGAGATGGCAGGGTTCAAAGGCAGGCAGGTGGCTGGGAAGAGAACGGTGTGGTGTCCTCAGGCTCTACCTGTTGAAAACATCTGTGTCCCGGCTGCAGAGCCTGGTGGGTCCGGACCTGAGGGGCTGGCGGCCTTTTAGCTCTTTCAAGAAGGAGCTATCTCCACTCTGCTGCTGGAGGAGCTGGTCCAGCTGATGGCAGCGGTCTTGGTTGAAGGTGGCCCGACAGCGGGGGGCAAGGACCATGTGCTCTTTAATTTCAAAGGGGGCAAACTTTCCACAGGAGCCAGCCAGGGTCTGAAAAAGAGTGGCCCAATGGGACACTGAGTGGAAAATGAAGACACTCATCAATGGAGAAAATGTGCAGAGCCTGCTGCCTCAAAGGACACATCCAAAAGCAGAGATACCGCCAAGTTCGTCGGCAAAGGCTGCAGGGTTGTCCATCCTGTGGCTCATGAGccgggagaggaggaggaggaaccagAGGAGGTCTCAGTGACTGGTGGACAGTTTCCAGGCCTTGACCAAGGAGACAGTTACAAGGCCTCTACCACTTATCAAAACTCACCAAACATCTCCCAAAGGGTAAATTTTACTGTGTGTGTAAGCTACCCCtcaatagatggatggacagacacaGGTGACCTGAGACAGAGGCAGAAGCGGGTCTGGTGGgccaccccttcccctcccagggcccaggagagccACGCCATACTGCAAACTGCCCGGAACCGGAAACACCCTGCAGCTGCTCCGTCTCATCCAAGTGTGAACTCTGGGAGATAGGATTCCTCTGGCCAACCCCCTTCAGGGCCCACCCTCGTGTGAGCAAACACGGGGTCTGCATGCAGCAGGACATGCAGAGGAGCATGGTGTGGGTGAGGAGGAAATGCTGCTGGTGGCTGTGGCACCACTGCACTGGGCAACGCGCAGACAACAGGTGGACCAAGCAGGCGTAGCCACAGCACAGGCGAACCCACAAAGCCTCAGGCCAACCACCTGGAATTCAGCCACTCCAGGCCAAGGAAGTACATGTTTAAAAATGGCCAGAATGATAGGACACCTGTCATCCCGGGgacccaagaggctgaggcagagggtggCCAAGTTCCAGGTAAGCCTggaataaaaagggatggggatatggctcggtggCAGACACCTGGATTGAACCCCTggaacaaaaaaagttaaaaattgaaaaaaaggaaTCAAACAGATATAAAATGTACCACGGCAAGAACCTGAGACCATGGCTGAACACACAGAGACCATGACCAACTCAGAACAACCCTGAAATTCACACTTGTGTGCACAGGGTGTGAACACACAGCACAGCACCCGGTAGCTCCCTTGAGAAGAGGGCCAGGTGCACTGCAGCCCGGAGCGGAGGTCTGGCCGCCAGCAGTCTGGGGCGGCTCCACACTGTGCCCGTCTTGAGCACCCGATTCCCACTCCCAGGCAAGCTCTGGCGGCTCTGCACTGCTACCAGGCACgcacatttttgttttggggatgaAATGAATGACCAGATATGAAACCTGCAGGCGCCAGCAGAAATGAAGGTGCCTCTGGGTAAATGAAGGTCCCGTCTTCAGCAGACCCCTCTTCATTTCTAGAAGGGAGAAAGTCTCAAGACACGAGGAGCCAGGGAGGGGGTGCTGCTCACCTTGGGGGCCTGCGGAGTCTTTGGCTTCTGAAAGAACCTCGTGATCTCAGCCTTCTCTGCCTTAATGCGCTATGAAGAGacagggatggggtggggtggagaagcACTGCGTTCAGGGCACAACCGAGTCCCAAGCACTCCCGAGCAAAGGGCCACGAGACTGTAGCCCACAAACCCATCAGCCCACAATATAGGGAGTGCAGCCAGtctcagaatggcagctaccCTTGAAGGCTCAAGTGCTGTCAAGATGCCCGGCCAGCAGGAGCGTGGAAAGCCAGCACGGAGAGCCGGTGATACCAGCGGCATTTGAACAGGCTACTTGGTCCCCATGGGTGTCACCAAGCTGCCCAGAAAGCTCAAGGCGTAGCGGGGGCAGAGAGGGCATTTCCAACACGCGGCCTCAGAAGCTGAGAGGCAGGGGGCAGCATGCTACCTTTTCTTCTTCCCGTAAccgtttctcctcctcctttttcctcttctcctcgAGTTTAGCCCTGTGAGACAGCAAACCACGGTTCAGGTTTTGGCTGGGCTACTGGCAGTGACTGTGGCACTCGGCTGTTAATACCACAGTCTGCACCCACCGATCATCAACTGCTCCAATCTCCCACAAAGCCGGGGTACAGGGTCAACCAAGAAAACTGATGACGCTGGACAGGGAACTGGCGGGAACAGAAGGCAGCCCAGCCGGCGGGAAAGCCCAGCCACCTGCATGCCCCAGGAGCCCCTGGGCGGCAGCTGTTCCAGGCTGAGCGGGGGCAGAAGGCCGGTCACCCCAGTGCAGTACCAAGTGGGGAAGCCCGTGGAGGCCGCCACCCGGGCTCAGAGGTGCAGCCTGCAAGGGGCGGGGGCGGCCTCGGGAGGGCGAGGGCACTCACTCGAGAGCCTCCTGCCGCTCCTTGCGCCTCTCCTCCTTGAGCCGCTGCTTTTCCGCCCTCTCCTTCTCGTCCTTCTCCCGCTTCTCGCGCCGCTCCTTCTCCTTcagctccttctcctcctccttcttcctcctggccTCCTCCTTGGCCCGCCGGGCCTCTTCTTTcagcttctccttctcttccctccactGCTCTTTATCCTAGGGGACAAGCACAGTTGGTCCTTGGGCCCTCCCTGAAGGGAAGCACGAGGAGCAGCTCCAGAGGCCTCTGCGGCTCCCTCATAAAACCCGCCACGACACCAGGCCTTCGTCCCAGCGCCTTGGGGGAGGTGCAGCAGAAGATTCATTTAAAATGACTTTGAAACATGGGCACTGCAGGCGTGCTGGCCACGCTGCCTTCCAGGTAggctggaggccgaggcaggaggactgcaagttccaggccagcctgtcTCTCACGAAACAAAAATGGAGCACTTAACAAAAAACTTACTTAAAAGAcaaacagggggctggggctgagcggtaaagcgcttgcctggcacctgcgaggccctgggttcgatcctcagaaccacataaaaataaataaataaaacaaagattaaaaaataaataaataggggctggggatgtggctcaagcggtagcgcgcttgcctggcatgcgtgcggcccgggttcgatcctcagcaccacatacaaacaaagatgttgtgtctgcctaaaactaaaaaaaataaataaatattaaaattaaaaaaaaaaaaaaaaaaaaaaaaaaggttaaaaaataaataaataaataaataaataggagctGAGGTGAAGCTGTGGTAGGGCACTTACTTGCCTGGCACGGGCAGGgcctctgggtttgattctcagcaccacacacaaaaaagccagAGGACACTGCGCCCCACGCCCGGCTCCGCTATTAAATTCCAACTGTGTATTCAATCAGAAAAGTGTGTCAAAATGAACAGGAACACCC
This genomic interval from Marmota flaviventris isolate mMarFla1 chromosome 1, mMarFla1.hap1, whole genome shotgun sequence contains the following:
- the Chaf1a gene encoding chromatin assembly factor 1 subunit A, which encodes MLEEPECGVPGARGAAAAMDCKDRPAFPVKKLIQARLPFKRLNLVPKEKFEDGSEDIGSSQSVSVEGKVPDLETSLDNLENNCHMGSDLDFRPKLVNGKGPLDNLIRNRIKTSIGQNMVIVDLTEDSSDQPDSTVDQDEFNPEASLSREPASGIGEGPGQGLSGIIPSHGLATFPAETLSDIPCKSEEEPVGFEALKRNGSSQEGAPQSCSEPTGGPRMCPQKEQDRWSEAGGILFRGKVPVVVLQDILAVEPPQAKPLGTPLDKSMASENEALESCPEEDSALSHSPLSSSSTSSPEGQLAPGRQHHGPSPSSTSTPLHRITKKFVKGSTEKNRMRLQRDKEQWREEKEKLKEEARRAKEEARRKKEEEKELKEKERREKREKDEKERAEKQRLKEERRKERQEALEAKLEEKRKKEEEKRLREEEKRIKAEKAEITRFFQKPKTPQAPKTLAGSCGKFAPFEIKEHMVLAPRCRATFNQDRCHQLDQLLQQQSGDSSFLKELKGRQPLRSGPTRLCSRDTDVFNSDMVIVGSSKVAGIPERRKFGRMKLLQFSENHRPAYWGTWNKKTVVIHPRNPWAQDKALLDYEVDSDDEWEEEEPGESLSHSEGDDDDEVGEDEDEDDGFFVPHGYLSEDEGVTEECTDPENYKVRQKLKAKEWDEYLAKGKRFRVLQPVMIGCVWAADRDSCSVAELKVLQQFTACLLDTAPSEEEQAPRASKKERRDQQILAQLLPLLHGNVNGSKVIIREFQEHCRRGLLSSDVGGPPSPASRPQTPTATSEDAAVPSKARLKRIISENSVYEKRPDFRMCWYVHPQVLKSFDQEHLPVPCQWSYVTMVPSAPREDSGSAPAAGPSQGPPVPLKRKAAGSMCITQFMKKRRHDGQVGAGDVDGFQADTEEEEEEEDGDCMVMDIPDVGEAQDPCGTTSGAEEVVRMDVSENPLPASPLCAS